Proteins encoded by one window of Chryseobacterium sp. POL2:
- the tet(X) gene encoding tetracycline-inactivating monooxygenase Tet(X): MTMRIDTDKQMNLLSDKNVAIIGGGPVGLTMAKLLQQNGIDVSVYERDNDREARIFGGTLDLHKGSGQEAMKKAGLLQTYYDLALPMGVNIADKKGNILSTKNVKPENRFDNPEINRNDLRAILLNSLENDTVIWDRKLVMLEPGKKKWTLTFENKPSETADLVILANGGMSKVRKFVTDTEVEETGTFNIQADIHQPEINCPGFFQLCNGNRLMASHQGNLLFANPNNNGALHFGISFKTPDEWKNQTQVDFQNRNSVVDFLLKEFSDWDERYKELIHTTLSFVGLATRIFPLEKPWKSKRPLPITMIGDAAHLMPPFAGQGVNSGLVDALILSDNLADGKFNSIEEAVKNYEQQMFIYGKEAQEESTQNEIEMFKPDFTFQQLLNV, encoded by the coding sequence ATGACAATGCGAATAGATACAGACAAACAAATGAATTTACTTAGTGATAAGAACGTTGCAATAATTGGTGGTGGACCCGTTGGACTGACTATGGCAAAATTATTACAGCAAAACGGCATAGACGTTTCAGTTTACGAAAGAGACAACGACCGAGAGGCAAGAATTTTTGGTGGAACCCTTGACCTACACAAAGGTTCAGGTCAGGAAGCAATGAAAAAAGCGGGATTGTTACAAACTTATTATGACTTAGCCTTACCAATGGGTGTAAATATTGCTGATAAAAAAGGCAATATTTTATCCACAAAAAATGTAAAGCCCGAAAATCGATTTGACAATCCTGAAATAAACAGAAATGACTTAAGGGCTATCTTGTTGAATAGTTTAGAAAACGACACGGTTATTTGGGATAGAAAACTTGTTATGCTTGAACCTGGTAAGAAGAAGTGGACACTAACTTTTGAGAATAAACCGAGTGAAACAGCAGATTTGGTTATTCTTGCCAATGGCGGGATGTCCAAGGTAAGAAAATTTGTTACCGACACGGAAGTTGAAGAAACAGGTACTTTCAATATACAAGCCGATATTCATCAACCAGAGATAAACTGTCCTGGATTTTTTCAGCTATGCAATGGAAACCGGCTAATGGCATCTCACCAAGGTAATTTATTATTTGCTAACCCCAATAATAATGGTGCATTGCATTTTGGAATAAGTTTTAAAACACCTGATGAATGGAAAAACCAAACGCAGGTAGATTTTCAAAACAGAAATAGTGTCGTTGATTTTCTTCTGAAAGAATTTTCCGATTGGGACGAACGCTACAAAGAATTGATTCATACGACGTTGTCATTTGTAGGATTGGCTACACGGATATTTCCTTTAGAAAAGCCTTGGAAAAGCAAGCGCCCATTACCCATAACAATGATTGGGGATGCCGCACATTTGATGCCGCCTTTTGCAGGGCAGGGAGTAAATAGTGGGTTGGTGGATGCCTTGATATTGTCTGATAATCTAGCCGATGGAAAATTTAATAGCATTGAAGAGGCTGTTAAAAATTATGAACAGCAAATGTTTATCTATGGCAAAGAAGCACAAGAAGAATCAACTCAAAACGAAATTGAAATGTTTAAACCCGACTTTACGTTTCAGCAATTGTTAAATGTATAA
- a CDS encoding class I SAM-dependent DNA methyltransferase produces the protein MAKKEVLTDFWVRDILKEANIDLHPQGSNIKEIDEALKTASKAGTGKVGFPEYCGVVKDFVLIIENKADVSQHIKRNDKDVICSEVANVKNYAVNGALFYGLHLSKNTSYKKIIAFGISGNEKRHKISPIFIDERGGYKELEDVETFTLFNEKNIDEYYTKTILKEQTPDEKTTEEILKDAKNLHEDLRNYGSIQDKDKPLIVSGILLALREMEYKGFNIDSLTGDQTTTDGEKIYEAIEKNLKRANVAPQVKKDKLLSQFLVIKDTKAINEVNEYLKKTPLKHYTEFLYENIYKNIKYIHSAEDYLGRFYGEFMSYSGGDGQNLGIVLTPKHITELFCELAELKTTDVVFDPCCGTAGFLIASMHDMLQKTDNPKQQADIRKNQLHGLELQPYMFTIATTNMILRGDGKSNLEQEDFLKQNPAQLQLKGCTVGMMNPPYSMGSKSNTSLYEINFTEHLLNSITQDGKVIVIVPQSSMTGKSKEEQAIKENILKHHTLEGVITLNKNTFYGVGTNPCIAVFTAGVPHHSAKFRKVYCNDENLFINNFCFIFFYFFRTRHT, from the coding sequence ATGGCAAAAAAAGAAGTACTGACAGATTTTTGGGTAAGAGATATACTCAAAGAAGCAAACATAGATTTACATCCACAAGGAAGCAACATCAAAGAAATTGACGAAGCCCTAAAAACCGCTTCAAAAGCAGGAACAGGCAAAGTCGGATTTCCTGAATATTGCGGAGTTGTCAAAGATTTTGTTCTCATCATTGAAAACAAAGCAGACGTTTCGCAACACATCAAACGCAACGACAAAGACGTAATTTGTAGCGAAGTTGCAAACGTGAAAAACTATGCTGTAAACGGTGCGTTGTTTTACGGATTACACTTATCAAAAAACACATCTTACAAAAAAATCATTGCCTTTGGAATTTCGGGCAATGAAAAACGCCACAAAATCTCGCCTATTTTTATTGACGAAAGAGGCGGTTACAAAGAGTTGGAAGACGTTGAAACGTTTACACTTTTCAACGAAAAGAACATTGACGAATACTACACAAAAACCATTCTCAAAGAACAAACGCCAGACGAAAAGACAACCGAAGAAATTCTGAAAGACGCAAAAAATCTTCACGAAGATTTGCGGAATTACGGCAGTATTCAAGACAAAGACAAACCTTTGATTGTTTCGGGAATTTTGTTGGCATTGCGAGAAATGGAATACAAAGGTTTCAACATTGACAGCTTAACAGGCGACCAAACCACAACAGACGGAGAAAAAATTTACGAAGCCATTGAGAAAAACCTGAAACGAGCCAACGTAGCACCGCAGGTAAAAAAAGACAAATTATTGAGCCAATTTTTGGTAATCAAAGATACGAAAGCGATTAACGAAGTCAATGAATATTTAAAGAAAACGCCACTCAAACATTACACCGAATTTCTTTACGAGAACATTTACAAAAACATCAAATACATTCATTCGGCAGAGGATTATTTGGGGCGTTTTTATGGCGAATTTATGTCGTATTCGGGTGGAGACGGACAAAATTTAGGCATTGTATTGACACCAAAACACATAACCGAACTGTTTTGCGAGTTGGCAGAGTTAAAAACAACTGACGTTGTTTTTGACCCTTGTTGCGGAACAGCAGGTTTTTTGATTGCTTCAATGCACGATATGTTGCAGAAAACGGACAATCCGAAACAACAAGCCGACATTAGAAAAAATCAGTTGCACGGTTTGGAGTTACAGCCGTATATGTTCACGATTGCAACAACCAATATGATTTTGCGTGGAGACGGAAAAAGTAATTTGGAGCAAGAAGATTTTTTGAAACAAAATCCTGCACAATTACAGCTCAAAGGTTGCACCGTTGGAATGATGAACCCACCCTATTCAATGGGAAGCAAAAGCAATACGAGTTTATACGAAATCAATTTTACCGAGCATTTGCTCAATTCCATAACCCAAGACGGAAAAGTAATTGTAATCGTTCCTCAATCTTCAATGACAGGAAAATCCAAAGAAGAACAAGCGATAAAAGAAAACATTTTAAAACATCACACATTGGAAGGCGTGATAACGCTGAACAAAAACACATTTTACGGAGTTGGAACAAATCCGTGCATTGCGGTTTTTACAGCAGGAGTTCCGCACCACAGTGCAAAGTTCAGAAAAGTTTACTGTAACGATGAAAACCTATTTATCAATAATTTTTGTTTTATTTTTTTCTATTTCTTTCGGACAAGGCATACTTGA
- a CDS encoding integrase core domain-containing protein, with translation MLIEEHYPLTGKPYPKRLIFKVVGYSSSTWYENPTPKTGKRGRKPKHSDEEVLQEIKEEIKKSTFNAEGYLKVKKRMGKRKINALVAGKARVNRIMRENNLLSPYRRPGKTNKREHDGTIITDAPNVMWATDGKRFWIDGSGWHWFFGVIDHFNDEIISWHIARKGNRFAAMEPVRAAVRKTFGSVGKDVCKGMKLQLRSDHGSQYDSADFMNEMKFLGLEVSKAFVRSPQCNGIIERFHRTLEEQVLQTETFSSFEEAYNSINQFINDYNTDWIFHRLEYCSPVEYREKYAESQRKENDDIPSGNKDPEVQLVLISSGSMPRRNEIALQSMIKGAITYSNTPSINPSV, from the coding sequence ATGCTGATAGAGGAACATTATCCATTAACCGGGAAACCATATCCGAAGCGTTTGATATTCAAGGTAGTCGGCTACAGCAGCAGCACCTGGTATGAAAACCCTACTCCCAAAACAGGGAAACGGGGCAGAAAACCCAAGCATAGCGATGAAGAGGTTTTACAGGAGATTAAGGAAGAAATTAAGAAGAGTACATTCAACGCTGAAGGTTATCTGAAAGTGAAGAAGCGCATGGGTAAAAGGAAGATAAACGCTCTGGTAGCCGGCAAGGCACGTGTGAACCGCATCATGCGGGAAAACAACCTGCTGAGCCCCTACAGAAGGCCCGGGAAGACGAATAAGCGCGAACATGATGGTACTATAATCACGGATGCACCCAATGTAATGTGGGCCACTGACGGGAAGAGGTTTTGGATTGATGGGTCAGGTTGGCATTGGTTCTTTGGTGTGATCGATCACTTTAACGATGAGATTATCTCATGGCATATTGCAAGGAAAGGCAACCGGTTTGCCGCCATGGAGCCTGTTAGGGCCGCTGTACGGAAGACTTTCGGTTCGGTAGGTAAGGATGTGTGTAAAGGAATGAAGTTGCAATTAAGAAGCGACCATGGCTCGCAGTATGACTCTGCTGATTTTATGAATGAAATGAAATTCCTGGGATTGGAGGTGTCCAAAGCGTTTGTACGGTCACCGCAATGCAACGGGATAATAGAGCGGTTTCACCGCACCCTGGAAGAACAGGTGTTGCAAACAGAAACATTTTCTTCCTTTGAGGAAGCTTATAACAGTATTAATCAATTTATTAATGACTACAACACGGATTGGATATTTCATAGACTGGAATACTGTTCTCCTGTAGAATACAGGGAAAAGTACGCCGAAAGCCAGCGAAAAGAAAATGATGACATACCATCGGGCAATAAGGATCCTGAGGTTCAGCTTGTCCTCATTTCAAGTGGCTCAATGCCACGAAGAAATGAAATAGCTCTTCAGTCAATGATAAAAGGGGCAATTACTTACAGTAACACCCCTTCAATAAATCCTTCGGTATAA
- the catB gene encoding type B chloramphenicol O-acetyltransferase produces the protein MKNYFESPFKGKIIKDHITNPNIISGKYSYYSGYYHGHSFDDCARYLFPDRNDVDKLIIGSYCSIGSGASFIMAGNQGHKYDWISSFPFFYMSEFDVFSKSQDGFQKAGDTVVGNDVWIGSEAMIMPGVQIGDGAVIGSRALVTKDVEPYSIVGGNPAKLIKKRFSDDDIQKLQEMKWWEWDEETLFEAMPILCSNKIDLLYKFFRKMK, from the coding sequence ATGAAAAATTACTTCGAAAGTCCTTTTAAAGGAAAAATAATCAAAGACCACATAACTAATCCCAATATAATTTCGGGTAAATATTCTTATTATTCTGGTTATTATCACGGTCATTCATTTGACGATTGTGCTCGTTATCTGTTTCCGGACAGGAATGATGTCGATAAACTAATTATCGGTTCTTATTGTTCAATAGGGAGCGGTGCAAGTTTCATAATGGCAGGTAATCAAGGTCATAAATATGATTGGATTTCCAGTTTTCCATTTTTTTATATGTCTGAATTTGATGTTTTCAGTAAAAGCCAAGATGGATTTCAAAAAGCAGGAGATACAGTTGTTGGGAATGATGTTTGGATTGGTAGTGAAGCTATGATAATGCCAGGAGTTCAGATAGGAGATGGAGCTGTTATTGGCAGTCGTGCTTTGGTTACAAAAGATGTTGAACCTTATTCAATTGTAGGGGGAAATCCAGCCAAATTGATAAAAAAGAGATTTAGTGATGATGACATCCAAAAATTGCAGGAAATGAAATGGTGGGAATGGGATGAAGAAACCCTTTTTGAAGCAATGCCAATTCTTTGTTCAAATAAAATCGATTTGTTGTACAAGTTTTTTAGAAAAATGAAATGA
- a CDS encoding antirestriction protein ArdA produces the protein MENLMHSKVYVGTYAKYNNGSIKGDWIELNNFSSIEEFYEFCSELHSDETDPEFMFQDWENIPSELISESNLSENIFSIIEKVSDLQYTTLEAFSAWISIDNHDITSENIDALFELFEEDYQGHYSSEEDFAYQIVNECYDLSDFVKSYFDYDSFARDLFISDYTYENGHVFRNS, from the coding sequence ATGGAAAATTTAATGCACTCAAAAGTTTATGTTGGTACTTATGCTAAGTATAACAATGGTTCAATTAAAGGAGATTGGATTGAATTAAATAACTTTAGCTCCATTGAAGAGTTTTATGAGTTTTGCTCAGAACTTCATTCTGATGAAACAGATCCAGAGTTTATGTTTCAAGATTGGGAAAATATTCCATCTGAGTTAATCTCAGAAAGTAACCTTTCAGAAAATATCTTTTCAATTATTGAAAAAGTATCAGATTTACAGTATACTACTTTAGAGGCTTTTTCAGCTTGGATAAGTATTGACAATCATGATATTACATCAGAGAATATAGATGCTTTATTTGAACTATTTGAAGAGGATTATCAAGGACATTATAGTAGTGAAGAAGACTTCGCCTATCAGATAGTTAATGAATGTTATGATCTTTCTGATTTTGTCAAATCATACTTTGATTATGATAGCTTTGCTAGAGACCTTTTTATTAGTGATTATACTTACGAAAATGGTCATGTATTTAGAAATAGCTAA
- a CDS encoding trimethoprim-resistant dihydrofolate reductase DfrA49: MKVALIVAVDQQFGIGKNNDLMWHLPADMKFFKETTTGHIVVTGRKNYDSIPERFRPLPNRENAVLTRNTEYHAPGAVVFSSLESCLDHYKNEVERTVFIIGGGQIYREALALDCVQEMFITHVQGEFGADTFFPKFEAVAWNVETVATQAVDEKNAYAFEVKRYWR, from the coding sequence ATGAAAGTAGCATTGATTGTTGCTGTTGATCAGCAATTCGGTATTGGAAAGAACAATGATTTGATGTGGCATTTGCCTGCAGATATGAAATTTTTCAAAGAAACAACCACGGGACATATTGTGGTTACAGGTAGAAAAAACTACGATTCCATTCCGGAACGTTTTCGGCCGTTGCCCAACCGCGAGAATGCGGTCTTAACACGCAATACCGAATATCATGCTCCTGGAGCAGTTGTTTTTTCTTCCTTGGAATCCTGTTTGGATCATTATAAAAATGAAGTGGAACGAACCGTTTTCATAATTGGAGGCGGACAAATTTACCGAGAAGCTTTAGCGCTTGATTGTGTTCAAGAGATGTTTATTACCCATGTGCAGGGCGAATTTGGTGCAGATACCTTCTTCCCGAAATTCGAAGCTGTCGCTTGGAATGTTGAAACGGTAGCAACCCAAGCAGTGGATGAGAAAAATGCCTATGCGTTTGAAGTGAAAAGGTATTGGAGGTAA
- the tet(36) gene encoding tetracycline resistance ribosomal protection protein Tet(36) translates to MKTINIGILAHIDAGKTSITENLLFASGATEVRGSVDKGNTTTDSMDIEKRRGITVRASTTSIQWNDTKINIIDTPGHMDFLAEVERTFRMLDGAILVVSAKEGIQAQTRLLFNVLQQLEIPAILFINKIDREGVNLNQLYFEIQNSLSKDILLMQSVDGKILTSSCTIHNISEKDRETILEKDDSLLEKYLSDTQLSNSDYWSSMIHLVQFAKLHPIYHGSAMYGIGIEDLLNSITTFIETSLPQENDLSAYVYKIEHNKKEQKRAYLKIIGGSLRTRKSYNLNGSDENLKIRSLKTFYAGNEIDVDEVSTNDIAILDHAESLMVGDYLGTMPSLFDKLNIPSPALKSSIHPAKVEDRSKLISAMNVLSVEDPSLTFGINADNNELEVSLYGATQREVILTLLEERFSVDAYFEEVKTIYKERLKTKSEYTIHIEVPPNPYWASIGLIIEPLPIGAGLTIESDISLGYLNQSFQNAVFDGVKKACESGLYGWEVTDLKVTFSHGIYYSPVSTPADFRSLAPYVFRLALQQADVELLEPILDFKLQIPIAVNARAITDINKMQGEISTITSDGDWTTILGEIPLDTSKEYSAEVSSYTQGLGIFVTRFSGYQITNKKVSRSVELNEKDKLMYMFEKELG, encoded by the coding sequence ATGAAAACTATAAATATAGGTATTCTTGCACATATTGATGCAGGAAAAACCTCCATTACTGAGAACTTGCTATTTGCTAGTGGAGCAACTGAGGTACGTGGAAGTGTGGACAAAGGTAATACCACAACCGATTCGATGGATATTGAAAAACGAAGAGGTATCACCGTTAGAGCTTCTACAACGTCTATTCAATGGAACGATACAAAGATTAATATTATCGACACTCCTGGACACATGGACTTTCTAGCAGAAGTGGAACGCACTTTTAGAATGCTAGATGGTGCTATTCTTGTGGTGTCTGCTAAAGAGGGTATTCAAGCTCAAACGAGATTGTTGTTCAATGTCTTGCAACAACTAGAAATTCCAGCCATTCTATTTATCAACAAAATAGATAGAGAGGGAGTAAATCTAAATCAGCTTTATTTCGAAATACAAAATAGCCTTTCAAAAGATATTCTTCTTATGCAATCCGTTGATGGCAAGATTTTAACTTCTAGCTGTACAATACACAACATATCAGAAAAGGACAGAGAAACAATTTTGGAGAAAGATGATTCTTTGCTTGAAAAATACTTAAGCGATACGCAACTCTCAAATTCAGACTATTGGAGTTCAATGATTCATCTTGTTCAATTCGCTAAACTACATCCTATCTACCATGGCTCAGCAATGTATGGCATTGGTATCGAAGATTTGCTAAACTCAATCACTACTTTTATTGAAACATCTCTACCTCAAGAGAACGATTTATCTGCCTATGTCTATAAAATTGAGCATAATAAGAAGGAACAGAAACGAGCCTATCTAAAGATTATAGGGGGAAGCCTTAGAACAAGAAAATCATACAACCTCAATGGCTCAGATGAGAATCTGAAAATAAGAAGTTTAAAGACCTTTTACGCTGGAAACGAAATAGATGTAGATGAAGTTTCTACAAACGATATTGCAATTTTAGACCATGCCGAAAGTCTGATGGTAGGTGATTATTTAGGAACAATGCCAAGTTTATTTGATAAATTGAATATTCCTAGTCCTGCTCTCAAATCATCTATACATCCTGCCAAAGTAGAGGATAGGAGTAAATTAATTTCTGCTATGAATGTATTATCGGTAGAAGATCCATCTTTAACGTTTGGTATCAATGCTGATAATAATGAGCTAGAAGTTTCTCTTTATGGAGCAACTCAACGGGAAGTTATTTTGACTTTGTTGGAGGAGCGATTTTCGGTAGATGCTTACTTTGAAGAGGTGAAAACGATTTATAAGGAACGTCTGAAAACGAAATCGGAATACACCATTCATATCGAAGTGCCACCTAATCCTTATTGGGCATCTATTGGCTTGATTATAGAACCTTTGCCAATCGGTGCGGGACTTACGATAGAGAGCGATATTTCATTGGGCTACTTGAATCAATCTTTTCAGAATGCAGTATTCGATGGAGTCAAGAAAGCCTGTGAATCGGGTTTGTATGGCTGGGAAGTAACCGACCTTAAAGTCACTTTTTCTCACGGAATCTATTATAGTCCAGTGAGCACACCTGCCGACTTTAGAAGTTTAGCTCCCTATGTTTTTCGATTGGCTTTACAACAAGCTGATGTTGAGTTGTTGGAGCCAATCTTAGATTTTAAATTGCAAATTCCAATAGCTGTGAATGCTAGGGCTATTACAGACATCAACAAGATGCAAGGCGAAATATCTACTATTACTTCAGATGGTGATTGGACTACTATTTTGGGTGAAATTCCTTTAGATACTAGTAAAGAATACTCAGCAGAAGTCAGCTCCTACACTCAAGGCTTGGGCATTTTTGTTACTCGATTTTCGGGCTATCAAATCACCAATAAAAAGGTAAGCAGAAGTGTAGAACTGAATGAAAAAGATAAATTGATGTATATGTTTGAGAAGGAATTAGGATAA
- a CDS encoding IS1595 family transposase, producing MNIFSFTAHFGSEEDCRLHFKEQRDKEGVVCKRCGGTSHYWLQGKWSYECKGCRFRTSLRSGTNMESSKLPFLVWYKTMFLMSCTKKGFSTNELQKQLGLKRYEPVWAMVHKLRRAMGNRDARYTLEGMIELDEGYFSVASKEIERGKGTRGRGAEGKQNVAVMAESTPLEDIETGKKEKHVRYFKARVLDSHQSEGTNGLSVAAPLIINYIDSAMMLADFKKARDLKPDAIICTMHWGTEYQSLPNSYQKKWEKFCYDQGADMVIGGHPHVLQPVELKEVNGKQRLTAWSLGNFVSNQRDRYKDGGMILRADLVKSSEAVNIEHVTHTFTWVYPRQEAAVKPFYILPEFDYGIHRPDFFTPEVQTKSNLFYTDSRALFQSHSKGSVEYKVDADSTVVTHYKLLLSGYYAQEYSEGILRNPINFSKKFTPTIHKVVAPDGTYHWVIGYFLTEEEARGTQVHDAVIPNPRMVFISPTIYKVLP from the coding sequence ATGAACATATTCAGTTTTACGGCTCATTTCGGTTCGGAGGAAGATTGTCGTTTGCATTTCAAGGAGCAGCGTGATAAGGAAGGGGTTGTCTGCAAGCGATGCGGGGGCACTTCCCATTATTGGTTACAGGGTAAATGGAGTTATGAATGCAAAGGTTGCCGTTTCCGCACCTCGTTGCGCAGCGGTACGAACATGGAGAGCTCCAAGCTGCCGTTTCTGGTGTGGTACAAAACGATGTTCCTGATGAGTTGCACAAAAAAGGGATTCTCCACCAACGAACTCCAGAAGCAATTAGGATTGAAGCGTTACGAACCGGTATGGGCGATGGTACACAAACTCCGCAGGGCGATGGGCAACCGGGATGCAAGGTATACACTGGAAGGGATGATAGAACTGGATGAGGGTTACTTTTCGGTGGCCAGTAAGGAAATCGAGCGAGGCAAGGGTACACGTGGCCGGGGAGCCGAGGGAAAGCAGAACGTTGCGGTGATGGCCGAAAGCACCCCGTTGGAAGATATCGAAACGGGCAAAAAGGAGAAGCATGTGCGTTATTTCAAGGCCAGGGTACTGGATAGCCATCAAAGTGAAGGAACCAACGGGTTGTCGGTTGCTGCACCATTGATCATCAACTATATTGATAGCGCAATGATGTTGGCTGATTTTAAAAAAGCACGCGACTTGAAACCAGATGCGATCATTTGTACCATGCATTGGGGAACTGAATACCAAAGCTTGCCCAACAGTTATCAGAAAAAATGGGAAAAGTTTTGTTATGACCAAGGCGCAGATATGGTCATAGGTGGTCATCCTCATGTTTTACAGCCTGTTGAATTGAAAGAAGTTAACGGGAAACAGCGGCTAACAGCTTGGTCACTGGGTAATTTCGTGTCCAATCAGCGGGATCGTTACAAGGATGGCGGTATGATTTTGCGGGCTGATTTGGTAAAAAGTAGCGAGGCAGTCAACATTGAACACGTGACACATACCTTCACTTGGGTTTATCCGCGTCAAGAAGCTGCAGTGAAACCATTTTATATTCTACCGGAGTTTGATTATGGCATCCATCGTCCGGATTTTTTCACCCCTGAGGTACAAACCAAAAGCAACTTGTTTTACACCGATTCAAGAGCACTTTTTCAAAGTCATTCGAAAGGATCTGTTGAATATAAGGTAGATGCTGATTCCACGGTTGTGACTCATTACAAATTGCTTTTGTCAGGGTATTATGCCCAAGAGTATTCAGAAGGGATACTTCGCAATCCAATTAATTTCTCAAAAAAATTCACCCCAACGATCCACAAGGTGGTGGCTCCGGATGGAACCTATCATTGGGTAATTGGTTATTTTCTCACGGAAGAAGAGGCCAGGGGAACACAGGTTCACGATGCAGTAATTCCAAATCCCCGCATGGTGTTCATTTCACCTACAATTTACAAAGTACTTCCATGA
- a CDS encoding winged helix-turn-helix transcriptional regulator — protein sequence MSERKIPIYLECGYSIAMQVLGGKWKICIIEALRDKPLRPSLIFKEVPDATERVINQQLKELLEYKIIDRKIYAEQPPRTEYFLTDLGRSAFPILDALDQWGEENRKFYEELFNAEDED from the coding sequence ATGTCTGAAAGAAAAATCCCTATATATCTAGAATGTGGTTATAGCATTGCTATGCAGGTGCTTGGCGGAAAGTGGAAAATTTGCATCATAGAAGCACTTCGAGATAAGCCACTACGCCCAAGTCTGATATTCAAGGAGGTGCCTGATGCAACAGAACGTGTAATAAATCAACAACTTAAAGAATTGTTGGAGTATAAGATTATAGATAGAAAAATTTATGCAGAACAACCACCTCGTACTGAGTATTTTCTGACTGATTTAGGTCGTTCCGCATTTCCTATTCTAGACGCATTGGACCAATGGGGCGAGGAAAATAGAAAGTTCTATGAGGAGTTGTTTAATGCTGAAGATGAAGACTAA
- the ere(D) gene encoding EreD family erythromycin esterase has protein sequence MKNIKPLTFPFNSENNTSIKQSLFRFREYFDSSTIVGLGENAHFIKEFFTFRHQVIEFLVTECDFDTLAFEFGFSEGLEVDKWIKSQIPFDDLDKLLSHFYYPNEFKDTLLWLRRYNQDNNNQITFLGVDIPKNGGSYFPNFRIVSDYLQRLSIVSSDVLQKILNLAEKFDFYSTSQLALNLSLFDEAEHNELKALLLKVYIRLVTLQPKLESLEFQSILHQVKGLIYMNYNADAMESFITEKGIEGDMGAKDQYMAESIDWFLKNSLGKKIILVAHNAHIQKTPVDFDGFISCYPMGQRLSMTFGEKYKAFAITNLRGETAALYPDNDYQFGFRVDKFPLDSPESDSVEFFMQELSGKECCLIINKSKELKNCSKIRFDSIYLKTEIVDSFDGIFLIEKSTVSEIVD, from the coding sequence ATGAAAAATATAAAACCCTTAACTTTTCCGTTTAATTCGGAAAATAATACATCCATAAAACAAAGTCTTTTTCGATTTCGAGAATATTTTGATTCTTCTACAATTGTTGGTTTAGGCGAAAACGCACATTTCATAAAAGAGTTTTTTACATTCAGGCATCAAGTTATTGAGTTTTTAGTAACTGAATGTGATTTTGACACCTTGGCATTTGAGTTTGGTTTTTCTGAAGGATTAGAAGTTGATAAGTGGATAAAATCACAAATTCCATTCGACGATTTGGATAAGTTACTGTCACACTTTTATTATCCAAATGAGTTTAAAGATACTTTGCTATGGCTTCGTCGGTATAATCAAGACAATAATAATCAAATTACCTTTTTAGGTGTGGATATTCCTAAAAATGGAGGTTCTTATTTTCCAAACTTTCGTATTGTATCTGATTATTTGCAAAGACTTTCAATCGTTTCTTCTGATGTCTTACAGAAGATTTTAAATCTTGCTGAGAAATTTGATTTCTATTCGACTTCTCAGCTTGCGTTAAATTTATCGCTTTTTGATGAAGCTGAACATAATGAATTAAAAGCATTGCTATTAAAAGTTTACATTCGTTTGGTCACTCTTCAACCAAAACTGGAAAGTTTAGAGTTTCAATCGATACTTCATCAAGTTAAAGGCTTGATTTATATGAATTATAATGCTGATGCTATGGAAAGCTTCATTACTGAAAAGGGAATTGAGGGAGATATGGGAGCAAAAGACCAGTATATGGCAGAAAGTATTGATTGGTTTTTGAAAAATTCACTTGGTAAAAAGATTATTTTAGTTGCCCACAATGCTCACATTCAAAAAACTCCGGTGGATTTTGACGGATTTATTAGTTGTTATCCAATGGGGCAAAGACTTTCGATGACTTTTGGAGAAAAATACAAAGCATTTGCAATAACTAATCTACGTGGAGAAACTGCCGCATTGTATCCTGATAATGATTATCAATTTGGTTTTAGGGTTGATAAATTTCCACTTGATTCTCCAGAGTCGGATTCTGTTGAATTTTTTATGCAGGAATTATCAGGAAAAGAATGCTGTTTAATAATCAATAAAAGTAAGGAATTAAAAAATTGTAGTAAGATTCGTTTTGATTCTATATATCTAAAAACTGAAATAGTAGATTCTTTTGATGGGATTTTCCTAATAGAAAAATCAACTGTTTCAGAAATAGTGGATTGA